Proteins found in one Amycolatopsis umgeniensis genomic segment:
- a CDS encoding HNH endonuclease signature motif containing protein translates to MAVLKEMPDPRTLGDEECVALAQAVSADIARLEAVRFRALAQLSRHREGARSVVQEVAFALSLVDTHAGAMVAAAEALTTRLPRTLGLMDQGKLSGFGAMKVAAATAWLSDEDALTADALLEDRLEDKNSEQIRKAAGHAAITVDREGAGRRVERHRDGRRLTVRHGETGVASIEVEDGPVEKVAAAYVRIDREARALKTGGETRTLDQLRADVALDLLLGGQGGKTERTEVFLYMDLFTYLGVNDDPAELAGHGHVPATLAREIASGADTVLRRIITDPLSGQVLDLGRNRYRPSAGQGEFVRVRDRECRRPGCHRPAQACDIDHSVPWEFGGHTDAADLIDLCRRDHRLKDEPGWIYRLASDGTLTVTTPTGQSYDSTPPPLHEPRPKAPPVEEPPPF, encoded by the coding sequence TTGGCTGTTTTGAAGGAAATGCCCGATCCTCGCACGTTGGGTGACGAGGAGTGTGTCGCTTTGGCGCAGGCGGTGTCGGCTGATATCGCGCGGTTGGAGGCGGTGCGGTTCCGGGCGCTGGCGCAGTTGTCACGGCATCGTGAGGGCGCGCGGAGTGTGGTGCAGGAAGTCGCTTTCGCGTTGTCTCTTGTGGACACTCACGCGGGTGCGATGGTCGCCGCGGCCGAAGCGTTGACCACCCGCCTGCCCCGCACCCTGGGGTTGATGGACCAAGGGAAACTCAGCGGGTTCGGGGCGATGAAAGTCGCGGCGGCGACCGCGTGGCTATCGGACGAGGACGCCCTCACCGCGGATGCTCTGTTGGAGGATCGATTGGAGGACAAGAATTCCGAGCAGATCCGCAAAGCGGCGGGGCATGCGGCGATCACGGTCGACCGTGAGGGGGCGGGCAGGCGTGTCGAGCGGCACCGTGACGGCCGTCGGTTGACCGTGCGCCACGGGGAGACAGGGGTGGCGTCGATCGAGGTCGAGGACGGCCCCGTCGAGAAAGTCGCCGCCGCTTATGTGCGGATCGATCGTGAGGCTCGGGCGTTGAAGACCGGCGGCGAGACCCGCACCCTCGACCAACTCCGTGCCGACGTGGCGCTCGATCTCCTGCTCGGCGGCCAGGGCGGGAAGACCGAACGTACCGAGGTGTTTCTCTACATGGACTTGTTCACCTACTTGGGGGTGAATGATGATCCGGCGGAGTTGGCTGGGCACGGTCATGTTCCCGCCACGCTGGCGCGGGAGATCGCGTCCGGTGCGGACACTGTGTTGCGGCGGATCATCACGGATCCGTTGTCGGGGCAGGTTCTGGACCTGGGCCGCAACCGGTACCGGCCGTCAGCGGGGCAGGGCGAGTTTGTTCGGGTGCGGGATCGTGAGTGCCGAAGACCGGGCTGTCACCGCCCGGCTCAGGCGTGCGATATCGACCACTCGGTGCCGTGGGAGTTCGGTGGGCACACCGATGCCGCCGATTTGATCGACCTGTGCCGCCGCGACCATCGGCTGAAGGACGAACCCGGTTGGATCTACCGGCTCGCGTCTGATGGCACTCTGACTGTCACCACGCCGACCGGGCAGAG